A DNA window from Labrys wisconsinensis contains the following coding sequences:
- a CDS encoding ABC transporter ATP-binding protein: MSEDVQLSSVTMEFGKFRAVDNVDVTIRAGEFFSFLGPSGCGKTTILRMISGFNDPTAGAIHIGGRDMRGIGPNQRPTALIFQNLALFPLMPVWENIAFGLEVRGVSRETRRRRADELLRLVDLPDAADKRVSQLSGGQKQRVAIARALAVEPKVMLLDEPLSALDLKLRQHMRSELRAIQKRTNVTFVYITHDQGEALAMSDRVGIMSQGVLQQVGTPQEIYNAPANGFVASFVGENNRFAGQVVSVAGEAARFDTTAGTFATRLGPGIGQGASAKVYVRPEHSTLEAQPVEGMNSVPVTVQEVAFEGNFIHVHAHDTHGAVHMVQLPNDPSRPPPAVGARRHLTFAPEHAVVLADAAVRGRA; encoded by the coding sequence ATGAGCGAAGACGTCCAGCTTTCCAGCGTGACCATGGAATTCGGCAAGTTCCGCGCGGTCGACAACGTCGACGTCACGATCAGGGCCGGCGAGTTCTTTTCCTTCCTCGGGCCGTCGGGCTGCGGCAAGACCACGATCCTACGCATGATCTCCGGCTTCAACGACCCCACCGCCGGCGCGATCCATATCGGCGGCCGCGACATGCGCGGCATCGGGCCGAACCAGCGGCCGACGGCGCTGATCTTCCAGAACCTGGCTCTGTTCCCGCTGATGCCGGTCTGGGAGAACATCGCCTTCGGGCTGGAGGTGCGCGGCGTGTCCAGGGAGACGCGCCGGCGCCGGGCCGACGAGCTCCTGCGCCTGGTCGACCTGCCGGATGCCGCCGACAAGCGGGTCAGCCAGCTCTCCGGCGGGCAGAAGCAGCGCGTCGCCATCGCCCGGGCGCTGGCGGTCGAGCCCAAGGTGATGCTGCTCGACGAGCCGCTCTCGGCGCTCGATCTCAAGCTGCGCCAGCACATGCGCAGCGAGCTGCGCGCCATCCAGAAGCGCACCAACGTCACCTTCGTCTACATCACCCACGACCAGGGCGAGGCGCTGGCGATGTCCGACCGGGTCGGCATCATGTCGCAGGGGGTGCTGCAGCAGGTCGGCACGCCGCAGGAGATCTACAACGCGCCGGCGAACGGCTTCGTCGCCTCCTTCGTCGGCGAGAACAACCGCTTCGCCGGCCAGGTCGTGTCGGTGGCGGGCGAGGCGGCGCGCTTCGACACCACCGCGGGCACCTTCGCCACGCGCCTGGGGCCCGGCATCGGCCAGGGCGCGAGCGCCAAGGTCTATGTCCGGCCGGAGCATTCGACCCTGGAGGCCCAGCCGGTGGAGGGCATGAACAGCGTGCCGGTGACGGTGCAGGAAGTCGCCTTCGAGGGCAATTTCATCCATGTCCATGCGCACGACACGCACGGCGCGGTGCACATGGTGCAGCTGCCCAACGATCCGTCGAGGCCTCCGCCCGCCGTCGGCGCCAGGCGCCACCTGACCTTTGCACCGGAGCACGCGGTCGTCCTCGCCGACGCCGCCGTGCGCGGCCGGGCCTAG
- a CDS encoding extracellular solute-binding protein — MKDKIWTPGGISRRSILKAGAAAGLGLVASPAIVSNAFSSSGEVNFMGWSGYDFKKLFDSFTAKTGIKVNFLEQPDQDSMFAQCKLSLQTGAVDFVEPTVDRVASWVANGIPQPWDETKIKLDNYDQAFVTGVAGDTAKVDGKRYFIPSVWGTEALTYSTTDANTEYGKASLADLFDPKFEGKVVVRAHSSLAAMGRVLDSQGKLPKPFLDSYKDEATMKQIWDIVLAEAIKHKSNIAQFWNGENDAQAAFRTNGCVLGLTWDSTGYNLKKDGLAFGFVAPKEGAFAWLQGYFLMKNAKNTEQAYEFANFVSTADGSALNATAFSANPTGKGGIDKMDAKVTEFYHGAYPGDALSKLWWWPIQDAWFVKLRGEYADKWKAA; from the coding sequence ATGAAGGACAAGATCTGGACCCCGGGCGGCATCAGCCGCCGGTCGATCCTGAAGGCGGGCGCTGCGGCCGGCCTCGGCCTGGTCGCCTCGCCGGCGATCGTCTCGAACGCCTTCTCCTCCTCGGGGGAGGTCAATTTCATGGGCTGGTCGGGCTACGACTTCAAGAAGCTGTTCGACAGCTTCACCGCCAAGACCGGCATCAAGGTGAACTTCCTGGAGCAGCCCGACCAGGATTCGATGTTCGCCCAGTGCAAGCTCTCCCTGCAGACCGGAGCGGTGGATTTCGTCGAGCCGACGGTCGACCGCGTGGCGAGCTGGGTGGCGAACGGCATCCCCCAGCCCTGGGACGAGACCAAGATCAAGCTCGACAACTACGACCAGGCCTTCGTCACCGGCGTCGCCGGCGACACGGCCAAGGTCGACGGCAAGCGCTACTTCATCCCGAGCGTCTGGGGCACCGAGGCGCTGACCTATTCCACCACGGACGCCAACACCGAGTACGGCAAGGCGAGCCTGGCCGACCTGTTCGACCCCAAGTTCGAGGGCAAGGTGGTGGTGCGCGCCCATTCCTCGCTCGCGGCGATGGGCCGTGTGCTGGATTCGCAGGGCAAGCTGCCCAAGCCCTTCCTTGACAGCTACAAGGACGAGGCGACGATGAAGCAGATCTGGGACATCGTCCTGGCCGAGGCCATCAAGCACAAGTCCAACATCGCCCAGTTCTGGAACGGCGAGAACGACGCCCAGGCCGCCTTCCGCACCAATGGCTGCGTCCTCGGCCTGACCTGGGACTCCACCGGCTACAACCTGAAGAAGGACGGGCTGGCGTTCGGCTTCGTCGCGCCGAAGGAAGGCGCCTTCGCCTGGCTTCAGGGCTACTTCCTGATGAAGAACGCCAAGAACACCGAGCAGGCCTACGAGTTCGCCAACTTCGTCTCCACGGCCGACGGCTCCGCCCTCAATGCCACGGCCTTCTCGGCGAACCCGACCGGCAAGGGCGGCATCGACAAGATGGATGCCAAGGTCACCGAGTTCTATCATGGCGCCTATCCCGGCGATGCGTTGTCCAAGCTGTGGTGGTGGCCGATCCAGGATGCCTGGTTCGTCAAGCTGCGCGGCGAATACGCCGACAAGTGGAAGGCGGCCTGA
- a CDS encoding FAD-binding oxidoreductase, whose translation MTAALADELAGLLGPEAVRAGAAVALLDPGWNPHNLDAGLVVSPATTAEVSRLLAFCHERGIGVVPQGGRTGLVGGAVSLPGEVVLSLTRMAAVAAIDPVGRTAVVEAGVTLERLQQAAAEHGLDPAIDTAARGSATIGGMIATCAGGIRAFRHGVMRHRVLGLEAVLADGTVIDDMTQVLKTSSGYDLKQLLVGSEGTLGVVTRAVIRLEPLPGPRATALIGLPGAAAALAVVRHFLGADGPSLQAAEIMSGGYATGSAAALGVDGGALGLGAPVHLIVEVSGSIEAETREALEDGLATVWESAGIQGGVVAATLKQRETIWLIREASDAIGRAYGLELWYDVSVPPARIDAYVAEAGRCLAAVDPALELHFIGHLADGNLHVMAARRERPEHVPHEAIEAALYEGLREAGGAFSAEHGVGLDKREALARHGDPGKLAAMRAVKAALDPRGILNPGKVLPPA comes from the coding sequence ATGACCGCGGCCCTGGCCGACGAGCTCGCCGGCCTGCTCGGCCCGGAGGCGGTGCGGGCCGGCGCCGCGGTGGCGCTGCTCGATCCCGGCTGGAACCCGCACAACCTCGATGCCGGCCTGGTGGTGTCGCCGGCGACCACCGCCGAGGTGTCGCGCCTGCTGGCCTTCTGCCATGAGCGCGGTATCGGCGTGGTGCCGCAGGGCGGGCGCACCGGCCTGGTCGGCGGGGCTGTGTCGCTGCCGGGCGAGGTGGTGCTGTCGCTGACGCGCATGGCCGCCGTCGCGGCGATCGACCCGGTCGGCCGCACCGCCGTGGTCGAGGCCGGCGTGACGCTGGAGCGGCTGCAGCAGGCGGCGGCCGAGCACGGGCTCGACCCGGCGATCGACACCGCCGCGCGCGGCTCGGCCACCATCGGCGGCATGATCGCCACCTGCGCCGGCGGCATCCGTGCCTTCCGCCACGGCGTCATGCGCCACCGGGTGCTGGGCCTGGAGGCGGTGCTGGCCGACGGCACGGTGATCGACGACATGACGCAGGTGCTGAAGACCTCGAGCGGCTACGACCTCAAGCAGCTCCTGGTCGGCTCGGAGGGCACGCTCGGCGTCGTCACCCGGGCGGTGATCCGGCTGGAGCCGCTGCCCGGTCCGCGCGCCACGGCGCTGATCGGCCTGCCCGGCGCCGCGGCGGCGCTCGCCGTCGTGCGGCACTTCCTCGGCGCGGACGGTCCGAGCCTGCAGGCGGCGGAGATCATGAGTGGCGGCTATGCCACGGGCTCGGCGGCGGCGCTCGGGGTCGACGGCGGGGCGCTCGGGCTCGGCGCGCCGGTGCACCTCATCGTCGAGGTCTCGGGATCGATCGAGGCGGAGACGCGCGAGGCCCTGGAGGACGGGCTCGCCACGGTGTGGGAGAGCGCCGGCATCCAGGGCGGCGTCGTCGCCGCCACGCTGAAGCAGCGCGAGACGATCTGGCTGATTCGCGAAGCCTCGGACGCCATCGGCCGCGCCTACGGGCTGGAGCTGTGGTACGACGTCTCGGTGCCGCCGGCGCGCATCGACGCCTATGTCGCCGAGGCCGGCCGGTGCCTCGCCGCCGTCGACCCGGCGCTGGAGCTGCACTTCATCGGCCATCTCGCCGACGGCAATCTGCACGTGATGGCCGCGCGCCGGGAGAGGCCGGAGCACGTTCCGCACGAGGCGATCGAGGCGGCGCTCTACGAAGGCCTGCGCGAGGCCGGCGGCGCCTTCTCGGCCGAGCACGGCGTCGGCCTCGACAAGCGCGAGGCGCTGGCGCGCCACGGCGACCCCGGCAAGCTCGCGGCGATGCGGGCGGTGAAGGCGGCGCTTGACCCGCGCGGCATCCTCAACCCTGGCAAGGTGCTGCCGCCGGCCTGA
- a CDS encoding alpha/beta hydrolase, with the protein MTLLDGPRLAPRSGAAARSLVVFLHGYGADGNDLIDIGRHWQGLLPDAAFVSPHAPEPCAGAPFGRQWFPLTFRVPHERWRGVQAAMPVLNAFLDAELERLGLPPEALALVGFSQGTMMALHAGLRRPQPAAIIGYSGLLVTPEDQEPAAMQAEVTARPPVLLVHGDEDQVIPPEALMFSVQGLAALGVPVEFHMSRGVGHGIDGDGLRLGGEFLARHLPHAAARP; encoded by the coding sequence ATGACGCTGCTCGACGGCCCCCGCCTCGCCCCCCGTTCCGGCGCCGCCGCCAGGAGCCTCGTCGTGTTCCTGCACGGCTACGGCGCCGACGGCAACGACCTGATCGATATCGGCCGGCACTGGCAGGGGCTGCTGCCGGACGCGGCCTTCGTCTCGCCGCACGCGCCGGAGCCCTGCGCCGGGGCGCCCTTTGGCCGGCAATGGTTCCCTCTGACCTTCCGCGTCCCGCACGAGCGCTGGCGCGGGGTGCAGGCGGCGATGCCGGTGCTGAACGCCTTCCTCGACGCCGAGCTCGAGCGTCTCGGCCTGCCGCCGGAAGCCCTGGCGCTGGTCGGCTTCAGCCAGGGCACCATGATGGCGCTGCATGCAGGCCTGCGCCGGCCGCAGCCGGCGGCGATCATCGGCTATTCCGGCCTCCTGGTGACGCCGGAGGACCAGGAGCCCGCCGCGATGCAGGCGGAGGTGACGGCGCGCCCGCCGGTGCTGCTGGTGCACGGCGATGAGGACCAGGTGATCCCGCCGGAGGCGCTGATGTTCTCGGTCCAGGGGCTGGCCGCCCTCGGCGTGCCGGTCGAGTTCCATATGAGCCGCGGCGTCGGCCACGGCATCGACGGCGACGGCCTGCGCCTCGGCGGCGAATTCCTCGCCCGGCACCTTCCGCACGCGGCCGCCAGGCCATGA
- a CDS encoding DNA-3-methyladenine glycosylase family protein, with the protein MPRIIMTPDDIAEGMAALAAADPRLAAAHRLTGMPPLRRTAGGFEGLAWIIVSQQVSVASARAIWARTRAVFAPFSPDDLIGAEEARFRAAGLSGPKIRTLRALAQAVAEGLDLDGLAGLAPDEAHAALTAVKGIGPWTADVYLLFCLGHADAFAAGDLAVQEAARAALGLPARPTTAALLAEAEAWRPWRGVAARLLWAYYAWMKAGREGAPLPTGDPT; encoded by the coding sequence ATGCCCCGCATCATCATGACGCCGGACGACATCGCCGAGGGCATGGCGGCGCTCGCCGCCGCCGATCCCCGGCTGGCGGCCGCCCACCGGCTCACCGGCATGCCGCCGCTGCGGCGCACCGCCGGCGGCTTCGAGGGGCTGGCCTGGATCATCGTCTCGCAGCAGGTGTCGGTGGCGAGCGCCCGCGCCATCTGGGCGCGGACCCGGGCGGTGTTCGCGCCCTTCTCACCGGACGACCTCATCGGCGCCGAGGAGGCGCGCTTCCGGGCGGCCGGCCTGTCCGGCCCCAAGATCCGCACGCTGCGGGCGCTGGCGCAGGCGGTGGCCGAGGGGCTCGACCTCGACGGGCTGGCCGGCCTCGCTCCCGACGAGGCCCATGCCGCCCTGACCGCGGTCAAGGGCATCGGGCCCTGGACCGCCGATGTCTACCTCCTGTTCTGCCTCGGCCATGCCGACGCCTTCGCCGCGGGCGATCTCGCGGTGCAGGAGGCGGCGCGCGCGGCGCTCGGCCTGCCGGCGCGGCCGACGACCGCGGCGCTGCTGGCCGAAGCGGAGGCCTGGCGGCCGTGGCGGGGCGTTGCCGCGCGGCTGCTCTGGGCCTACTACGCTTGGATGAAGGCGGGCCGCGAGGGTGCGCCCCTGCCCACCGGAGACCCGACATGA